The window GTATCGTCCTCGTCGATCTCGCGTTTGTTCCCGTGTTCGTCGTAGTAGTACGCGCCGCCGTACTGGTCGTAGTAGTAGTCGGTGAAACTGGCGCGCATCGAGCCGGAGATGTCGAGAACGATCACGAGGTTGAGGGCAGGGCGCTCGAAATCAGTTTGCGAGAGCCCGGAGTCGAGGCCGACCGAGAGGAACTGCTCGCGCTCGTCCGAGAACGGATCCGGGCTCACGGCGGGCGTGTACGTCGGGCAGAACAGCGATGTGCACGAGCCGTCGCCGCCGGTATCGAAGTAGTACTCGTGGAACAATCCCTCGTAGGCGATGGACGCGGGGGTCGGCAGGTAACCCTCCCTGACGTTCTGCCGGAACGTGGAAACGTCAGCAGCGCCGCCGGCCGCGAGGCCGATGCTGTCGTCGGCGTCAGCTTCGACGGCCTCGCCGTCGGTTCCACCGAATCTGTTAGCCGATCCGTTCCCCGCATCCGCCGGATCGTACTGCCAGTCGTCGATTTTCTCGTCCTCGCTCCCAGTAGATCCGGGAAGTGCGGCCTCCGTACATCCGGCGAGCGCCAGCGAACCAACTCCGGCACAGGCCCTGAGCAGCCGTCGTCGATCGTACACCATTGTCCTGCTCGAGTCGACGAGAACCGACGAATAAAGCGTATCCCAAGGTGAAACGCCGGTTTTACCCAGCGTGAACGGACGTTTTCGAACGACTCACGAGACGAAGGCTTCGACGATCGGCTTACGCCGTGGACTGTGGGTGAGAGTGTTTCACCACCCGCTGGACGTCAGAACACTCGAGCACGAAGTCGTGGTCGAAGGCGGTTGCCGGCGTTTGGTAGCCCGATTCTACTTCGCCGGCGAGCGTCTTTTCGGCGGCCAAAACCACCGACTCGGCCGTAAACGAGTACGGGTTCGGCGTCGACAGTCGGCCGGTGACGGACTCGGTGCCGTTGGTGACTTCACCCCAGACAACGGCTCGGCCGGTCGTCAGTTCGCTCCCGTCGGGGCCGTCCATCGTTGCCTCGACGAGTCGTTCGAGCGTCGATTTGACCGGGTCGAACTCGGCCAGCGACTCGAGCGGAGCGCCCGCTTTGAGGGCATTTATCGTCCGTCTGGTCGAGGCGGCGTACACTCGAACGGAGTCGATGTCCGTGCTGTGGGCCGCCGTGACGACGTCGCCCCAGGGGACGGTCATCGCCGGTTTAACGCCGACCTCGGAACCGAAATCGATGTCGCGGGTGTCGTGAGCCGTTGGCACTTCGACCAGTCGGCCCCGACGTCTGATGATTCCGCCCGAACCGAGCGACTCGACCATGGTCTTCGCTGTCCCGCGCGAGACGGTACTCGAGGTGGCAATCCCAAGGGAGAGCTCAGTAGCGTCGGGGAGTTTCGACGCGAGAAACGCAGCCAGACAGTCGGAGGTCACGACGTCGAATCCGATCCCTGGCAACACGGTGACGTCCGCGTCAGTGGCTCGCTCGTCCATCGAGGCGAGTCGTTCGAACACCTGAAACTCGGCGTTGATGTCGAGATAGTCGGTGCCAGCATCGAGACACGCTTCGACCATCGGCTCCGCCGTGTGAACGAACGGCCCGGCGCAGTTACAGACGACGTCGAACGGCTCGAGCTGGTCGACGAGACTGGTGGTGTCCTGGGTTTCCTCGTCGCTATCGCTCGCCGACGTGGAGTCGTCCCGCTCGCTGCTGTCGGTGGGGTCGTCGGTCTCGACATCGAAGACTCGATAGTCGAGGTCGAGACTGGTGGCCAGGGTTCGAACCTGCTCGCCGTCTCGGCCCGCAAGCACTGGGGAGCCACCGTGTGCGACGGCTTCCCTGGCGATCAGTGAGCCAGTGTAGCCGTAGGCACCGTAGATGAGGAGGCCATCCATGTGGCCCCGGTTCGGGGGGAGTGCCTGTAAACGTCACGTGATCGGGTCGCGGTTCGAAACACGCTTCCGACGGGCCAGAAGCGGGGGTAGATGGCTGTGGAGACACCGTTTGTCCCACTCGAGGCTGTGCCGACCGATTCGACGATGATCGTTACTGCTCGCGACGAAGACGACACGGAACGCGACGTACTCCGTCATCGTACCGGCGACGACGTGGTCGGCTGGCTCGACGCCTGCCAGCACTATCGGCGCGTCCCGATTGGCAAAGACGACGGGGAGACGACGCGAAACGGCGAGTTCGTCTGTGAGAATCACGGCGCGTACTTCGAGGCCGACAGTGGATTGTGTACGTTCGGCCCCTGTGAAGGGGCACGCCTCGAGGCTGTGGAGGTCGCCGTCGACGACGGTATCGTCTACGTGAGCGACGATGTCTACTGCTACACCGGTCTTGGCCTGATCGAACGAGAGTCGGCTGATCGGACATCGACGTCGAACGTACAGTTCTACGAAGTCGGGGGAAAGAACCGAACCTCATACGGACTGTTGTAACGGTTTTCGGGTGATTTCCGACCGTACGGGAAATCACCGGTGAGCGACTACACTAGACGGTATCAGTGGGTCGCCAGTGCAACCAGGTCGTTTTCCTGATCGTACTCGAGCAAGCCGGCTTCGACGAGTCGCGGGAGGTGGTCGTGATACAGCGAGATGTAGACGTCCGCGATCCGTTCGGCCGAGAGTTCGGTGATCGGTCGGTTAGCTTCCTGCTGGGCGACCTCCTCGGCGGCATCGGGCAACGTGAGTTCCTGTTCGTGAGTTCTGAGAACGTCGTAGAGGAGGCGACGGCGCTGATGGCCCAGTGCTTGCAACACCTCGTCGACTGCCGCCGGTGACTCCTGACGAGCGCTGAGCCAGTCGAGGGTGTCGGCTGCGAGATCCGTTGCGGTGTCGCTCCGCTGGGTCGGGTGGCTCATCGACAGTCACCTCGAGCAGCGGCGAAATGAGCGAGTAGAGGTGAGAATCGTCGTCGATTTCGGCCTCGCATTGGTTCCGGGGAGTGAGTCGGTACTCGAGCGAACAGGCGTCCGTTGAAACGGCGACTGGACTCGTCGCCGGATGCAGGCGCTCGGCAGTCGTTCACTCGATAGTTCATACCGGATGATGAACGCGCTGACTGATATTCGTATCGACTTGGAAATAGTTGTCCGAACCGTGTGACTGTCAGTCCGTGCAAACGATTTGGGTAGAGTGGTTTCCGTATTCACTCTCGGGCTCGTTCAACCGTAAACACCGGCTCAGCGACGGACTCGCTCTTGCACTCGGGACACCGGGACGGGAGATTCAGGCGGTCATCGAACCGGTCGAAGCCGCAGTCCCGACACCTCGGCGGCGACACGAGCATCTGTTCGTCCGTTCCATCGATCGATCGGGCGACGTGCTCGAGGTGGCGAAGGATCGATCCCGTCGTTAAATCGAACTCGCTGGCGAGTTCACTCGGCGTTGCTGGTCGTGTTCGAAGCGCGTCGGTGAGTCGCTGTCGCGTCGTCTCGTCGGCTTCCCGCATACCACGCCGTAGTCGCTACACCGGTTTACATGTACCTCCGGCTGGCTCGGGATTGCGTCGGGCGTGTGAGAGCCGACGCAAGTGTGTCGGGCGTGTGGGATCGTCACAGTGGAGTGGACGGGTTCCGAACGCCCTCGGTATGCTACGGAATACGACAAACTCGTTCGCGATCGAATCCCAGCGATTATCGACGAAAACGGTGACCGGTCGGTCACCCACGTCGCCGACGATGCCGAATACGAGCGCCGACTGCTCGAAAAACTCGAGGAAGAGTGTACGGAGGTTCGCGACGAACTGACGCTCGAGGAACTCGAGGAAACCCGTCGACAGAAGTCGGTCGAGCGTGGAGGGTTCGACGACCGGATTGTCCTCGAACGCGTGCACGAGAGCGACCCGTTGTGAGTGCCCTGGAACGTCGGTAGTTGAGCGACAAGGAACGTCGGTAACCAGCGTCGGAAGCAGATACGTTAGCAGACCGATGAAAGGGTAAGGGTCTTACATCCCGCAGGTGAATCGATGACGTATGAAGGCCGTCGTGCTTGCCGGAGGCTACGCGACCCGGTTGTGGCCGATTACCAAACATCGGCCGAAGATGTTTCTCCCCGTCGGTGAGTCGACCGTCATCGATCACATCTTCGCCGAACTCGAGGCAGACGACCGCATCGACGAGGTGTTCGTCAGCACCAACGAACGCTTCGAAGCCGAATTCGAGGCCCACCTCGCTGAATCGCCGTTCGACAAACCGCGGCTGTCGGTCGAAGACACCGCCGAGGAGGACGAGAAGTTCGGCGTCGTCGGCGCGCTCGCCCAGCTCATCGACCGGGAGACCGTCGACGACGACCTCGTCGTGATCGCCGGCGACAACCTCATCAGCTTCGACATCGCCGAGTTCATCGACTACTTCGAACGCCAGGGGACGCCCTCGCTCGCCGCCTACGACGTCGGTTCGCGGGAGAAGGCAAAATCGTACGGCCTCGTCGAACTCGAGGGAGAGCGCGTCGTCGACTTTCAGGAAAAACCGGACGATCCAAAGAGCACCCTCGTATCCATCGCCTGCTACGCGTTCCCCGAAGAGAACCTCTCGTTACTCTCGACGTATCTCGAAGAGGGAAACAACCCCGACGAACCGGGCTGGTTCATCCAGTGGCTCCAGAACCGCGAACCCACCCACGCGTTCACGTTCGAAGGCGCCTGGTTCGACATCGGGACGCCCGACAGCTACCTCGACGCCGTCGCCTGGCACCTGGATGGCGACAATCTGATCGCCGACTCGGCGACCCTCGAGGACGTCACGATCGGCGAGAACGTCCACGTGATGGATGGCGCGACGCTCGAGCACTCGACCGTCGATCACGCCGTGATCTTTCCGGACGCGACCGTCCGCAACGCCGACATTCGACGATCGATCATCGACGAGGAGACCCGACTCGAGAACATGGATCTTGCCGGGGCACTCATCGGCGCTCACACGACGATCACGAACGGCCCGCGGGAGTGACGCCCCTCTCCCGGTCGCCCTTCCGCGGTACTCTCCCCGATACCTGCCCGTCGCGATGCTATTCGACCACATTGTTCCTCGTGACCCTCTCGAAAGAATATATAATCCGGTCGATACACCTATCACGCTCCCGTGTGTTGGCTGTCGACAAGAGTCATGCCGTCACCGCAGGAGGTGCTCGATCGATGTGCCGACGGAACCCCATACGTGGCCCTGTCGACTGACTTCCTCGAGTTCGACAGACCAGCGGGTGACGACCCGCTGTTGCTGGTCGCCACGGCCGCAGCCGCGACGACGGGCCAGACGTACGCGACCGGCGTTCAACCGACCGTCGACCAGTTCGAGTCGACGCTGATCGAATCCGGTCGAGTGACGACCCTCGACGACCTCGCGACGCTCGACCCCGCCGACGAGGACCTTCAAGAGGTCTTCGGGGCGAGCCGGAGTCGTACTGCCCTGCTCCAGATCGCGTCCGTCATCGCTGACCGCCCGGAAGGAGACGAGTTCGAGGCGTTGTGTTCGTGGGCCGCCGAAGCCGACGTCTATCGGTACGAGACGGATCCGATCGGCTCCATCTTGGGGGTCGGCCCCTCCTCGTTTCAGTACCTTCGACAGCTCGCCGGCATCGACACCGCGAAAGCCGACCCGGATCTCGCGGTACTGCTCGATCGGGTCGAGTCGGATTCACAGACGGGGGTTATCGACACCGCCGAACCGCTACGATCCCTGGCGTCCTGTGAGTGGCTCTCGCTGACGACCGAGTATCGGATGATCGAGATTGACTGTCTCGCCTGGTGGCTCGAAGCAGACGAAGACGAACGCGTGGCCGTCACCGAACTCGGGTGACTGGCCTGGTCGAGGGTTCTGAAACGGTTATACGCTGAGCAGGCGCAATACCACGTCCTTCAGGGCGTGGATACGCGCCGTCGATTGATGGAACAATCCACTGCCTGTTGCATGGCTGGATATTCTATTCCGAATCGGTGCTATTATGTTTTCGACATTCATAACTGGTTATGAGGATAGAATCCGATGCGAACCCACCGAACATTCGAGGCGTCGATCACCAACCCACAGCAGGTGAGCGACGATCTCGATCAACTCGGACGGGCCGCGTCGAAACTCTGGAACGTCGGTCGCTACTACGCACAAGAACAGTGGGACGAGACGGGCGAGATCCCCGATGACGGGGAACTCAAATCCGAACTCAAAGGCCACGAACGCTACACGGATCTTCATTCTCAATCCAGTCAGCGCGTTCTCGAACAACTCGCTGAAGCGTTCAACGGCTGGTTCAGAAAGCGTCGGAACGGCGATAGCCGTGCCCGACCGCCCGGCTACCGCAAGCGCGGTGGCTCCCACCCGCGTTCAACCGTGTCGTTCAAGGCGGCTGGCTTCAAGCATG of the Natronosalvus vescus genome contains:
- a CDS encoding saccharopine dehydrogenase family protein — encoded protein: MDGLLIYGAYGYTGSLIAREAVAHGGSPVLAGRDGEQVRTLATSLDLDYRVFDVETDDPTDSSERDDSTSASDSDEETQDTTSLVDQLEPFDVVCNCAGPFVHTAEPMVEACLDAGTDYLDINAEFQVFERLASMDERATDADVTVLPGIGFDVVTSDCLAAFLASKLPDATELSLGIATSSTVSRGTAKTMVESLGSGGIIRRRGRLVEVPTAHDTRDIDFGSEVGVKPAMTVPWGDVVTAAHSTDIDSVRVYAASTRRTINALKAGAPLESLAEFDPVKSTLERLVEATMDGPDGSELTTGRAVVWGEVTNGTESVTGRLSTPNPYSFTAESVVLAAEKTLAGEVESGYQTPATAFDHDFVLECSDVQRVVKHSHPQSTA
- a CDS encoding Rieske (2Fe-2S) protein, translating into MAVETPFVPLEAVPTDSTMIVTARDEDDTERDVLRHRTGDDVVGWLDACQHYRRVPIGKDDGETTRNGEFVCENHGAYFEADSGLCTFGPCEGARLEAVEVAVDDGIVYVSDDVYCYTGLGLIERESADRTSTSNVQFYEVGGKNRTSYGLL
- a CDS encoding DUF7344 domain-containing protein, which gives rise to MSHPTQRSDTATDLAADTLDWLSARQESPAAVDEVLQALGHQRRRLLYDVLRTHEQELTLPDAAEEVAQQEANRPITELSAERIADVYISLYHDHLPRLVEAGLLEYDQENDLVALATH
- a CDS encoding transcriptional regulator is translated as MREADETTRQRLTDALRTRPATPSELASEFDLTTGSILRHLEHVARSIDGTDEQMLVSPPRCRDCGFDRFDDRLNLPSRCPECKSESVAEPVFTVERARE
- a CDS encoding nucleoside triphosphate pyrophosphohydrolase, whose translation is MEWTGSERPRYATEYDKLVRDRIPAIIDENGDRSVTHVADDAEYERRLLEKLEEECTEVRDELTLEELEETRRQKSVERGGFDDRIVLERVHESDPL
- a CDS encoding sugar phosphate nucleotidyltransferase, giving the protein MKAVVLAGGYATRLWPITKHRPKMFLPVGESTVIDHIFAELEADDRIDEVFVSTNERFEAEFEAHLAESPFDKPRLSVEDTAEEDEKFGVVGALAQLIDRETVDDDLVVIAGDNLISFDIAEFIDYFERQGTPSLAAYDVGSREKAKSYGLVELEGERVVDFQEKPDDPKSTLVSIACYAFPEENLSLLSTYLEEGNNPDEPGWFIQWLQNREPTHAFTFEGAWFDIGTPDSYLDAVAWHLDGDNLIADSATLEDVTIGENVHVMDGATLEHSTVDHAVIFPDATVRNADIRRSIIDEETRLENMDLAGALIGAHTTITNGPRE